The following coding sequences lie in one Carassius gibelio isolate Cgi1373 ecotype wild population from Czech Republic chromosome A17, carGib1.2-hapl.c, whole genome shotgun sequence genomic window:
- the LOC128031442 gene encoding prospero homeobox protein 1-like isoform X2 — protein MPDHDSTSLLSRQTKRRRVDIGVKRTVGQASVVFARAKATFFSAMNPHGSDQDVECSVVQHADSEKSNVLRKLLKRANSYEDAMMPFPGATIISQLLKNNLTKNGGSETNFQGSGLSSTGSEIQQEDACSNSSRGSPQECLSPFNRPSMTQFDIERLTDEHLRAKRARVENIIRGMSHSPSVTLRAGDNEREGAAQPPSPRENYRENKRKQKLPQQQQQSFQQLVSARKEQKHEERRQLKLQLEDMQKQLRQLQEKFYQIYDSTDSENDEDGNISEDSMRSDRMDNRAHDSVPDRSDNEMSDVDPGHFLDRACALIREQNIVTEGDKSKRDGSRGKNQGPISMHAEGKQLAETLKQELNTAMSQVVDTVVKVFAKPPRPVPQVFPPLQMPPDRFAVNGENPNFHTANQRLQCFGDVIIPNPLDTFANMQVPNSNDQTEALPLVVRKNSSDQTGSLPTPGGHHHPSLHPSHLSSAMGFSPPSFRHPFPLPLMGYPFQSPLGAPTGPYPGKDRSSPESLDLSRETTILRTKMSSNHLSHHRSISPTHPGNEGLSLSLIKSECGDLQDMSDISPYSGSTIQEGLSPNHLKKAKLMFFYARYPSSNMLKMFFSDVKFNRCITSQLIKWFSNFREFYYIQMEKFARQAINDGITGADELSVSRDCELFRALNMHYNKANDFEVPERFLEVAQITLREFFNAIVAGKDVDPSWKKAIYKVICKLDSEVPEIFKSPNCLQELLHE, from the exons ATGCCTGACCATGACAGCACATCCCTCTTAAGTAGACAAACCAAGAGAAGAAGAGTTGACATAGGAGTGAAGAGGACTGTTGGGCAAGCGTCTGTGGTTTTCGCACGAGCAAAAGCAACCTTTTTTAGTGCCATGAATCCCCACGGCTCCGACCAGGATGTTGAGTGTTCTGTGGTACAGCACGCAGACAGCGAAAAGTCCAACGTGCTTCGCAAGCTGTTGAAGCGGGCGAACTCTTATGAAGACGCTATGATGCCCTTTCCGGGGGCAACCATCATCTCCCAGCTTCTGAAAAACAATTTGACCAAAAATGGAGGCAGTGAGACTAATTTCCAGGGAAGTGGCCTCTCGAGCACTGGTTCAGAGATCCAGCAAGAGGATGCTTGCAGCAATTCCTCACGGGGCAGCCCTCAGGAGTGCCTTTCACCATTCAACAGGCCCTCCATGACCCAATTTGATATAGAGAGGCTAACAGATGAGCATCTTAGGGCCAAAAGAGCCCGAGTGGAGAATATCATCCGTGGGATGAGCCATTCTCCCAGCGTCACGCTCCGTGCAGGTGATAATGAGCGCGAGGGGGCAGCCCAGCCCCCGAGTCCTCGTGAGAACTACCGGGAAAACAAGCGCAAGCAGAAACTgccacagcagcagcaacagagtTTTCAGCAGCTCGTCTCTGCGCGCAAAGAGCAGAAACATGAAGAACGCCGGCAACTGAAACTGCAGCTGGAGGACATGCAGAAGCAGCTCCGGCAACTGCAAGAGAAGTTCTACCAGATTTACGACAGCACTGATTCTGAGAACGACGAAGATGGAAACATCTCCGAAGACAGCATGCGTTCCGACAGAATGGACAATCGTGCCCATGACTCTGTCCCAGATCGCTCCGACAACGAGATGTCTGACGTGGATCCGGGGCACTTCTTGGATCGAGCGTGTGCACTTATTCGAGAGCAGAACATAGTGACAGAGGGGGACAAATCCAAGCGCGATGGGTCACGAGGAAAGAACCAGGGACCAATCTCCATGCATGCAGAGGGCAAACAGCTAGCAGAGACGCTAAAACAGGAGCTCAATACAGCAATGTCCCAGGTAGTGGACACTGTGGTGAAGGTCTTTGCTAAGCCTCCACGCCCAGTTCCTCAGGTTTTCCCACCCCTGCAGATGCCTCCTGATCGTTTCGCAGTCAATGGAGAAAACCCAAACTTCCATACTGCCAACCAGCGCTTGCAATGTTTCGGTGATGTCATCATTCCTAATCCCCTGGACACTTTCGCTAACATGCAGGTGCCCAACTCGAATGACCAAACAGAAGCCCTGCCTTTGGTAGTGAGAAAGAACTCCTCAGATCAGACTGGGTCTCTTCCCACACCTGGGGGTCACCACCATCCCTCCCTCCACCCCTCACACTTATCTTCCGCAATGGGCTTTAGTCCTCCCTCTTTCCGCCATCCTTTCCCCCTTCCTCTAATGGGCTACCCTTTCCAAAGCCCCTTAGGTGCCCCAACAGGGCCTTACCCTGGAAAGGATAGGTCTTCTCCCGAATCTCTGGATCTGTCCAGAGAGACCACCATTCTACGGACCAAGATGTCATCCAACCACCTCAGCCACCATCGTTCCATCTCACCAACACACCCAGGGAATGAAGGCTTGTCCTTGTCCCTCATCAAGTCAGAGTGCGGAGACCTTCAGGACATGTCTGACATCTCCCCATATTCAGGAAGTAC AATCCAAGAAGGGCTTTCTCCGAACCATCTAAAGAAGGCCAAGCTGATGTTCTTCTACGCACGCTACCCCAGCTCCAACATGCTGAAGATGTTCTTCTCAGACGTGAAG TTCAACCGCTGCATCACATCTCAGCTGATCAAGTGGTTCAGTAACTTCCGTGAGTTCTACTACATCCAGATGGAGAAATTCGCTCGGCAGGCCATCAACGACGGCATAACAGGGGCAGACGAGCTGAGCGTGAGCCGGGACTGCGAGCTTTTCCGCGCTCTTAACATGCACTACAACAAGGCCAACGATTTTGAG
- the LOC128031442 gene encoding prospero homeobox protein 1-like isoform X1 translates to MPDHDSTSLLSRQTKRRRVDIGVKRTVGQASVVFARAKATFFSAMNPHGSDQDVECSVVQHADSEKSNVLRKLLKRANSYEDAMMPFPGATIISQLLKNNLTKNGGSETNFQGSGLSSTGSEIQQEDACSNSSRGSPQECLSPFNRPSMTQFDIERLTDEHLRAKRARVENIIRGMSHSPSVTLRAGDNEREGAAQPPSPRENYRENKRKQKLPQQQQQSFQQLVSARKEQKHEERRQLKLQLEDMQKQLRQLQEKFYQIYDSTDSENDEDGNISEDSMRSDRMDNRAHDSVPDRSDNEMSDVDPGHFLDRACALIREQNIVTEGDKSKRDGSRGKNQGPISMHAEGKQLAETLKQELNTAMSQVVDTVVKVFAKPPRPVPQVFPPLQMPPDRFAVNGENPNFHTANQRLQCFGDVIIPNPLDTFANMQVPNSNDQTEALPLVVRKNSSDQTGSLPTPGGHHHPSLHPSHLSSAMGFSPPSFRHPFPLPLMGYPFQSPLGAPTGPYPGKDRSSPESLDLSRETTILRTKMSSNHLSHHRSISPTHPGNEGLSLSLIKSECGDLQDMSDISPYSGSTIQEGLSPNHLKKAKLMFFYARYPSSNMLKMFFSDVKFNRCITSQLIKWFSNFREFYYIQMEKFARQAINDGITGADELSVSRDCELFRALNMHYNKANDFEQVPERFLEVAQITLREFFNAIVAGKDVDPSWKKAIYKVICKLDSEVPEIFKSPNCLQELLHE, encoded by the exons ATGCCTGACCATGACAGCACATCCCTCTTAAGTAGACAAACCAAGAGAAGAAGAGTTGACATAGGAGTGAAGAGGACTGTTGGGCAAGCGTCTGTGGTTTTCGCACGAGCAAAAGCAACCTTTTTTAGTGCCATGAATCCCCACGGCTCCGACCAGGATGTTGAGTGTTCTGTGGTACAGCACGCAGACAGCGAAAAGTCCAACGTGCTTCGCAAGCTGTTGAAGCGGGCGAACTCTTATGAAGACGCTATGATGCCCTTTCCGGGGGCAACCATCATCTCCCAGCTTCTGAAAAACAATTTGACCAAAAATGGAGGCAGTGAGACTAATTTCCAGGGAAGTGGCCTCTCGAGCACTGGTTCAGAGATCCAGCAAGAGGATGCTTGCAGCAATTCCTCACGGGGCAGCCCTCAGGAGTGCCTTTCACCATTCAACAGGCCCTCCATGACCCAATTTGATATAGAGAGGCTAACAGATGAGCATCTTAGGGCCAAAAGAGCCCGAGTGGAGAATATCATCCGTGGGATGAGCCATTCTCCCAGCGTCACGCTCCGTGCAGGTGATAATGAGCGCGAGGGGGCAGCCCAGCCCCCGAGTCCTCGTGAGAACTACCGGGAAAACAAGCGCAAGCAGAAACTgccacagcagcagcaacagagtTTTCAGCAGCTCGTCTCTGCGCGCAAAGAGCAGAAACATGAAGAACGCCGGCAACTGAAACTGCAGCTGGAGGACATGCAGAAGCAGCTCCGGCAACTGCAAGAGAAGTTCTACCAGATTTACGACAGCACTGATTCTGAGAACGACGAAGATGGAAACATCTCCGAAGACAGCATGCGTTCCGACAGAATGGACAATCGTGCCCATGACTCTGTCCCAGATCGCTCCGACAACGAGATGTCTGACGTGGATCCGGGGCACTTCTTGGATCGAGCGTGTGCACTTATTCGAGAGCAGAACATAGTGACAGAGGGGGACAAATCCAAGCGCGATGGGTCACGAGGAAAGAACCAGGGACCAATCTCCATGCATGCAGAGGGCAAACAGCTAGCAGAGACGCTAAAACAGGAGCTCAATACAGCAATGTCCCAGGTAGTGGACACTGTGGTGAAGGTCTTTGCTAAGCCTCCACGCCCAGTTCCTCAGGTTTTCCCACCCCTGCAGATGCCTCCTGATCGTTTCGCAGTCAATGGAGAAAACCCAAACTTCCATACTGCCAACCAGCGCTTGCAATGTTTCGGTGATGTCATCATTCCTAATCCCCTGGACACTTTCGCTAACATGCAGGTGCCCAACTCGAATGACCAAACAGAAGCCCTGCCTTTGGTAGTGAGAAAGAACTCCTCAGATCAGACTGGGTCTCTTCCCACACCTGGGGGTCACCACCATCCCTCCCTCCACCCCTCACACTTATCTTCCGCAATGGGCTTTAGTCCTCCCTCTTTCCGCCATCCTTTCCCCCTTCCTCTAATGGGCTACCCTTTCCAAAGCCCCTTAGGTGCCCCAACAGGGCCTTACCCTGGAAAGGATAGGTCTTCTCCCGAATCTCTGGATCTGTCCAGAGAGACCACCATTCTACGGACCAAGATGTCATCCAACCACCTCAGCCACCATCGTTCCATCTCACCAACACACCCAGGGAATGAAGGCTTGTCCTTGTCCCTCATCAAGTCAGAGTGCGGAGACCTTCAGGACATGTCTGACATCTCCCCATATTCAGGAAGTAC AATCCAAGAAGGGCTTTCTCCGAACCATCTAAAGAAGGCCAAGCTGATGTTCTTCTACGCACGCTACCCCAGCTCCAACATGCTGAAGATGTTCTTCTCAGACGTGAAG TTCAACCGCTGCATCACATCTCAGCTGATCAAGTGGTTCAGTAACTTCCGTGAGTTCTACTACATCCAGATGGAGAAATTCGCTCGGCAGGCCATCAACGACGGCATAACAGGGGCAGACGAGCTGAGCGTGAGCCGGGACTGCGAGCTTTTCCGCGCTCTTAACATGCACTACAACAAGGCCAACGATTTTGAG